Proteins co-encoded in one Vicia villosa cultivar HV-30 ecotype Madison, WI unplaced genomic scaffold, Vvil1.0 ctg.000282F_1_1, whole genome shotgun sequence genomic window:
- the LOC131626305 gene encoding uncharacterized protein LOC131626305, giving the protein MEDSSNCDKACDGETGGMILNEMTTVPKCDLQPLNIDSYFCSDNHATSVVSMKEDCGSPMSSWASDPETDILSTSRSLQDVDLEGNNDDDFLWEMDNRSYEELLKKFIEKDEELRVSDFKLQLSEQEIIGLKVKVENSESQINDMHEKLELKEYELNEQKELLNKEIFKLMTHIKKSESHLDNVLEELMVNKGQLFMMHEKLNLKNVELDNVHGELNLKNIELDNVRKELELKASQFDNVCEELKLKADELNEQKKKELDNKSSMTLELQCRIKEEKENTAILKSKLESLVRINEENDINHQEELRKLISTMFDLHVKSFWKKEELHSDIASLSKQKEQLTSKLEYYESRNKELEQGYEAEKLKQKKLHSAQLMALHNGISYLKKKLGDRINDVEQNRTV; this is encoded by the coding sequence ATGGAGGACTCTAGCAATTGTGATAAAGCTTGTGATGGAGAGACTGGAGGGATGATCCTAAATGAGATGACTACTGTGCCGAAATGTGACCTTCAACCCCTCAATATCGATTCGTATTTTTGCTCTGACAATCATGCTACCTCTGTGGTTTCTATGAAGGAGGATTGTGGATCACCTATGTCATCATGGGCTTCCGATCCCGAAACTGATATCTTATCTACAAGCAGATCCCTTCAGGATGTCGACCTTGAAGGAAACAATGATGATGATTTTTTGTGGGAGATGGACAATAGAAGTTATGAAGAGTTGCTCAAAAAGTTCattgaaaaggatgaagaatTAAGAGTTTCCGATTTCAAGCTTCAACTTTCGGAACAAGAGATTATAGGGTTGAAAGTTAAGGTTGAGAATAGTGAGAGTCAGAttaatgatatgcatgaaaaatTGGAGTTAAAAGAGTATGAGTTGAATGAACAAAAAGAGCTTCTCAATAAAGAGATTTTCAAGTTGATGACTCATATAAAAAAAAGTGAGAGTCATCTTGATAATGTGCTTGAAGAATTAATGGTGAATAAGGGTCAGCTTTTTATGATGCATGAAAAATTGAATCTGAAAAATGTTGAGCTTGATAATGTGCATGGAGAATTAAACCTGAAAAATATTGAGCTCGATAATGTGCGCAAAGAATTGGAGTTGAAAGCGAGTCAGTTTGATAATGTCTGCGAAGAATTGAAGCTGAAAGCAGATGAGTTGaatgaacaaaagaaaaaggaacTTGATAATAAGTCATCTATGACTCTTGAGTTGCAATGTCGGattaaagaggaaaaggaaaatacGGCAATATTAAAAAGCAAGTTAGAAAGCTTGGTTAGAATAAATGAGGAGAATGACATTAACCACCAGGAGGagttgagaaaattgatttcaacaatgtTTGATTTGCATGTTAAGTCcttttggaagaaagaagagtTGCATTCTGATATTGCAAGTTTGTCAAAACAAAAAGAACAATTGACCTCAAAACTAGAGTATTATGAGTCTAGAAACAAGGAATTAGAACAAGGATATGAAGCTGAAAAACTGAAACAGAAAAAACTGCATTCTGCTCAACTAATGGCCTTGCATAATGGAATCAGTTATTTGAAGAAAAAACTTGGTGACAGAATAAATGATGTAGAACAAAACAGAACAGTTTGA
- the LOC131626327 gene encoding probable inactive receptor kinase At5g58300, translating into MKSKFSNVALVLLIASLSLFSLIVAASDLNSDRQALLEFASSVPHAPRLNWNDSSSICTSWTGVTCNSNRTRVVGIHLPGIGLTGSIPENTIGKLDALRVLSLHSNGLRGSLPSNILSIPSLQFAHLQKNNFSGLIPSSVSPKLVVFDISFNSFSGIIPSEFQNLRRLTWFYLQNNSISGPIPDFNLPSLRYLNLSNNNLNGSIPNSIKTFPSTSFLGNSLLCGPPLLNNCSSISPSPSPSPALTQNEKDTTAHKKSFGIAVILALVIGGIALLSLLVLVFFVCFLKKKTNKRSGILKGKASSCAGKTEVSKSFGSGVQAAEKNKLFFFEGSSYTFDLEDLLKASAEVLGKGSYGTAYKAVLEEGVTMVVKRLKEVVVGKKEFEQQLDIVGRFGRHPNVMPLRAYYYSKDEKLLVYNYMSGGSLFFLLHGNKGAGRTPFDWDSRVKVALGTAKGIAFIHSEGGSKFTHGNIKSTNVLITQEFDSCISDVGLPPLMNAPATMSRTNGYRAPEVTDSKKITQKSDVYSFGVLLLEMLTGKTPLRYPGYEDVVELPRWVKSVVREEWTAEVFDEELLRGQYVEEEMVQMLQIALACVGKTPDMRPRMDEAVRMIEEIKHPEFKNRTSSESEYSNLQTP; encoded by the exons ATGAAGTCGAAATTCTCTAATGTTGCTCTTGTTCTATTAATCGCATCACTGTCTCTCTTTAGCTTGATTGTAGCTGCTTCTGACTTAAACTCAGACCGACAAGCTCTATTGGAGTTTGCTTCTTCTGTTCCACATGCACCAAGGCTCAACTGGAATGACTCATCTTCAATTTGTACCTCATGGACTGGTGTAACTTGCAACTCAAACCGAACTCGTGTCGTAGGCATCCATCTTCCAGGAATCGGATTAACCGGGTCGATTCCGGAGAACACAATAGGAAAACTAGATGCTCTTAGAGTTCTAAGCCTTCATTCCAACGGTCTTAGAGGGAGTCTTCCTTCTAACATCCTTTCCATTCCTTCACTCCAATTCGCACACCTGCAGAAAAACAACTTCTCAGGTCTAATTCCGTCTTCCGTCTCTCCTAAACTAGTTGTATTCGATATTTCCTTTAACTCTTTCTCTGGTATCATACCATCCGAGTTTCAGAACCTGAGAAGACTCACTTGGTTTTATCTCCAAAACAATTCTATATCTGGGCCTATCCCCGACTTCAACCTCCCAAGTCTCAGATACTTGAATTTGAGCAATAATAACTTGAACGGTTCTATTCCAAATTCCATCAAAACATTCCCGTCTACTTCTTTTCTCGGAAACTCTCTCTTATGCGGTCCACCTCTTCTCAATAATTGCTCTTCAATCTCTCCTTCTCCATCTCCTTCCCCTGCACTCACACAAAACGAAAAAGATACGACGGCCCATAAGAAAAGCTTTGGCATAGCGGTTATACTTGCTCTAGTCATTGGAGGAATCGCCTTACTATCTCTACTAGTGTTAGTGTTCTTTGTATGCTTCTTGAAGAAGAAAACCAATAAAAGAAGCGGCATACTGAAAGGAAAGGCCTCTTCTTGTGCTGGAAAGACTGAAGTTTCGAAGAGTTTTGGAAGCGGAGTGCAGGCTGCTGAAAAGAACAAGTTATTTTTCTTCGAAGGTTCTTCTTATACCTTTGATCTCGAAGATCTACTAAAGGCTTCAGCTGAAGTTCTCGGTAAAGGGAGCTACGGTACAGCGTACAAGGCGGTTTTGGAGGAGGGGGTGACAATGGTTGTTAAAAGGTTGAAGGAAGTTGTGGTAGGAAAGAAGGAGTTTGAACAACAGTTGGATATTGTCGGGAGATTCGGACGCCACCCTAATGTCATGCCACTTAGAGCTTATTACTATTCCAAAGATGAGAAACTTTTGGTTTACAATTACATGTCAGGAGGCAGCTTATTTTTCCTGTTGCATG GAAACAAAGGAGCAGGAAGAACACCATTTGATTGGGATTCAAGAGTAAAAGTCGCACTCGGAACAGCTAAAGGAATCGCTTTCATTCACTCAGAAGGAGGTTCAAAATTCACACACGGAAACATAAAGTCAACCAATGTACTAATAACACAAGAATTCGATAGCTGCATTTCTGATGTTGGACTACCTCCTCTGATGAACGCGCCCGCAACAATGTCTAGAACAAACGGATACAGAGCACCCGAAGTAACCGATTCCAAAAAGATCACACAGAAGTCCGACGTATACAGCTTCGGCGTGCTGCTACTTGAAATGCTAACAGGAAAGACTCCGCTGAGATATCCCGGTTATGAAGATGTTGTTGAACTTCCAAGATGGGTTAAGTCCGTTGTGAGAGAGGAGTGGACGGCTGAAGTATTCGATGAAGAACTTCTTAGAGGACAATATGTTGAAGAGGAAATGGTTCAGATGCTTCAGATTGCACTTGCGTGTGTCGGTAAGACGCCGGATATGAGGCCGAGAATGGATGAAGCTGTTAGAATGATAGAGGAAATTAAACATCCTGAGTTTAAGAACAGGACATCCTCGGAGTCTGAATATTCTAATCTTCAAACACCATAA